From Vitis vinifera cultivar Pinot Noir 40024 chromosome 14, ASM3070453v1, a single genomic window includes:
- the LOC100254964 gene encoding uncharacterized protein LOC100254964 isoform X1, translating into MSYQKVPQEPYPPPGYSVPYPPPSGYPSAPPPPPPGCPPPPGYPGYPPPPPPPGPPYQGYQGYFNEGYPPPPPPPQQYQQYQQYQYQDQSGPSSFLPGWYVFSISISGFCNVCFIWGSCVAMDHFCGRYSPVSMRSNLN; encoded by the exons ATGAGTTACCAGAAAGTTCCCCAAGAACCCTATCCCCCACCAG GGTACTCAGTCCCTTATCCTCCGCCATCAGGATACCCCTCAGCACCGCCGCCGCCACCACCAGGGTGCCCTCCACCACCGGGATATCCAGGATACcctcctccaccaccaccaccaggGCCACCGTATCAAGGGTACCAGGGGTATTTCAATGAAGGGTACCCTCCACCACCCCCACCACCACAGCAATACCAGCAATACCAGCAATACCAGTACCAAGATCAATCTGGTCCTTCCTCCTTTCTACCAGGATGGTATGTGTTCTCTATCTCTATCTCGGGTTTCTGTAATGTTTGTTTCATTTGGGGATCATGTGTGGCTATGGATCATTTTTGCGGGCGATATAGTCCCGTCTCAATGAGGTCTAATTTGAATTAG